One stretch of Oncorhynchus clarkii lewisi isolate Uvic-CL-2024 chromosome 1, UVic_Ocla_1.0, whole genome shotgun sequence DNA includes these proteins:
- the LOC139410594 gene encoding synuclein-like: protein MDALKKGFSIAKEGVVAAAEKTKAGVEEAAAKTKEGVMYVGNKTKDGMVAGVNTVAQRTTDQANIVGDATVAGANELSQQTVEGLENVAVNSGLVNQGDFSQGAEQAGQ from the exons ATGGATGCACTGAAGAAAGGATTCTCAATTGCCAAGGAGGGCGTCGTGGCAGCAGCGGAGAAGACCAAGGCAGGGGTGGAGGAGGCAGCTGCCAAAACTAAGGAGGGAGTCATGTATGTGG ggaacaagacaaaggaCGGGATGGTAGCAGGTGTGAACACAG TGGCCCAGAGAACAACTGACCAGGCCAATATTGTCGGGGACGCAACGGTCGCCGGGGCCAATGAGCTGTCTCAGCAAACAGTGGAGGGGTTGGAGAATGTGGCAGTGAACTCCGGATTGGTGAACCAG GGTGACTTCTCACAGGGAGCTGAGCAGGCCGGACAgtag